DNA sequence from the Gordonia polyisoprenivorans genome:
CTGATGCTGATCTTCACCTCGGGCACCACCGGCGACCCGAAGGCCGTGCGGTGCACCCAACGCACCTTCGCCGCGGCCGGGGTGATGCTCGCCGAGCGGTTCGGGATCGGCCCCGACGACGTCGTCGGACTGTCGATGCCGATGTTCCACTCCAATGCGATGATCGCCGGATGGTCGGTGGCGCTGGCCGGCGGTGCGTCGATGGTGTTGCGCCGCAAGTTCTCCGCGAGTGGATTCGTCGCCGACGTGCGACGTCACGGAGTCACCTACGCCAACTATGTCGGTAAGCCGCTCAACTACATCCTCGCCACCCCGGAGTCGCCCGATGACGCGTCGTCGAGTCTGCGCATCATGTACGGCAACGAGGCGTCGGCGACCGATCGGGAACGCTTCGCCGCGCGTTTCGGCTGCCACGTGATCGACGGCTTCGGTTCCACCGAGGGCGGTGTTGCGATCACCCGCACCCCCGACACTCCCCCGGATGCGCTGGGCCCCATGCGCCCTCCGGTCGCGGTGGTCAGCCCGGATTCTGGTGCGCCGACGCGCATCGGAGAGATCGGGGAGATCGTGAACACCTCCGGGCCAGGCCTGTTCAGCGGCTACTACAACGACCCGGACGCGACCGCCGAGCGGATGCGCGGCGGCGTCTACCACACCGGCGACCTGGCCTGGGTCGACGACGCCGGCTACCTCCATTTCGCCGGGCGCCTCGGCGACTGGATGCGCGTCGACGGCGAGAACCTGGGAACCGGACCGATCGAGCGAATTCTGCTGCGCCATCGAAGCATCCGCCAGGCCGCCGTCTTCGGTGTCCCCGTCGAGATCGGCGATGAGATCGAGGCCGTGCTGGTCACCGACGGCGATCTCGGCCCCGTTGAGTTCACCGATTTCCTCTCCGCACAAAGCGATCTCGGGCCGAAGCAGTGGCCGCACCGGATTCGCGTCGTCGATGCCCTACCGGAGACTGCCACCTTCAAAACCCTGAAGCGCCGGCTGCGGGAATCCACCGAGCCGCCGACCTGGGTCCGCATCAACGGCCGCTACCAGCGGCCCTGAGGCCCGAGAGGGTCAAGGTGAACGCCCCCCAGCCGCCGGACCTTCCCCCCGATGGTCGAGGTGCGAGCCGCGTGCGGCGAGCCTCGAGACCCGGCGAGACACCCAGCCTCCCAACCACATCCATCCGCCCGGAGCCCTGAACGCGCACCGAATTCGTAGACTCCGCCTTTGCACGAGCCGCGCCTGAGCGCCGACACCGCGTACCGCGTTTCTCCGATGAACGAGCAAACCCTCCTGATCGATGGTCGAGGTGCGAGCCGCGTGCGGCGAGCCTCGAGACCCAGCGAGACACCCAGCCTCCCAACCACATCCATCCGCCCGGAGCCCTGAACGCGCACCGAATTCGTAGACTCCGCCTTGCACCAGCCGCGCCTGAGCGCCGACACCGCGTACCGCGTTTCTCCGATGAACGAGCAAACCCTCCTGATCGATGGTCGAGGTGCGAGCCGCGTGCGGCGAGCCTCGAGGCCCGGCGAGACAACAAGCCCCCCAACCACATCGACAGCAAGACAAACGAAAGCCAACGCCCCCTACCACACCCCACCGACAAAGAATTGACGCCGAAACATGTTGTCCACAAGCAGAATTGATCGAGAATGCCCCTTGCATCGAACATATTTTCCCGTAGACTGGACCCATCACACCGATCAGCCACCGGGGAGGGACCATGATCGACACCACCACAACTCTTGACATCAAAGATGTTGACGCCGAATCAGTCTTCGCCGCCATCGTCACCCAACTCAGCGACCTGCAATGGAATCCCGACATGACCGGACCCCAAGCCTTCGGCGCCATGAAACAAGTCCTCCTGCTCCGCAATCTGGTCGATCACCACGCCACCACCCTCACCGGCGAAATGGACCGGTTAGGGGTGGCCGACCAAAAAACCACCCGACTTCGAGAACTGTTGATCAGCATGGGCTTCGCACCTGCCGTCGCAGGTCGGTATGTGCGGATGGCCGGCACCACCGATATCGATCTGTTGTTGGCGCATGCCGCGGACGGGTCCATCTCCTCCGAACACACCGACGCCATCGTCCGCGGACTGGCCCACATCGACACCCGCTCCCCCGAACCCCTCGACACCGTCCAACGGTGCGAATACCTGCAGAAACTGCTGTCCCACTATTTCGCCGGCTTCACCCCCGCCGAGATCAACATCTACGCACGGCAGTTGGGTAACGAGTTGGCGGCCGAAACACCCGGCGGGTTACCGGCCGCCGAGGACAAGAACATCAACTCCTACACCGAGCGCATCACCGACGACGGACGGCTGGAAATCTCGGCGAACCTCGACATCATCGCCGGCGAAAAGACCCGCACTCTGATGGAAACCTTGTCCAAACCGAAGCCCCAACCCGATGGGTCCCCCGATCCCCGGACACCCGAGCAGATCTGTGCCGCCGCGTTCGAAACGATCGTCGAACTCGCGGCACAAGGATTGGCCGACACCACCTTCTCGACCACACCGACCAACGGACTGTTGTGGACCTGGTCAGCCGACAACCCGGCGTTCGGCGGGGACTTGCAGAACATGGGAGCCATCACCGAATCCACCGCCAAACTGTTGTCGTGCGACACCACCATCACCAAGATCATGCTCGACCCCCACGGTGTACCGCTCAGTGTTGGCGAAGCAAAACGCTTCTTCACCCCCGGCCAACGGAAAGCGTTGTTGGTGAGGGATCGCGGATGCATCAAATGCGGTGCACACGCCGGACGCTGCCAAGGACACCACCTCGTCCACTGGAGCAAAGGCGGTCCCACCGACCTGGACAACGGATGCCTCCTGTGCACCAGCTGTCATGACGATGTCCACCACCACGGCTGGGACATCATCATGGGCTTCGACCGACACCCCTGGCTGATCCCACCCGCCAGCATCGACCCGCAACGACGACCAGTGCCGTCGTATCACCGACGCACTATGCGACTCGACGACGCCGCAGCCTGACCTACCCTGCCCCACTATCTGATTTCCCGCACCCGGCATCGCCGGGACCGCATCTGTTGTTTGAGAACTCCATAGAGAAATCACCACCCGATGGTCGAGGTGTCGTGCCCGTGGCCTGGAAACCCTTCGCCACAAGGGGTCTCGAGGCTCGTCGCTGGCGCTCCTCAGCACCTCGACCATCGGGATGGGACGGCCGTCGGTTGGGAAGCGCCAGCGGGTGTGAAAGGGCGGAGCATCCTTCAAGAGCATCGTCCTCCCCCCGCTGGTCGAGGTGCGAGCCGCGTGCGGCGAGCCTCGAGACCACCTGCACCAGAGCTGGATTCGTACCGAAGCGCTACCCCTCCAGCGTCTTCTGCATCCGGGCGGCGGACTCCTCGTATTCGGCGACCATGTCGGCGATCAGCTCGGCGACCGGGGTGATCGCGTTGAGACGTCCGACGATCTGACCGGCGGGCATCGCCACGACCCCGGGGTCGCTGGACGCGGAGATCCGGGCGTGCGCCTCGGAGACCAGGAGGTTCTGCAACGGCATCGGCAGCGGCTCCGGTGCGCCCTGGGCGTCCCACGCGTCGGTCCACTTGGTCTTGAGCAGTCGAGCGGGCTTGCCGGAATAGATGCGCCGGCGCACGGTGTCCCGCGAGCTCGCGTCGAGCAGCGCCTGCTGGACGGTCGACGGCCCCTCCTGCCCCTCGGGCATCCCGAGTTTGTACTCGGCGGCGGTGAGCCAGTAGGTGCCCATCCAGACACCCTGCGCGCCAAGGGCGATCGCGGCCGCGATCTGCCGGCCGCTGCCGACACCGCCGGCCGCCAACACCGGCGCCCGGTCGCCGACGGCGTCGACGAGTTCGGGCCACAGGATCATCGACGTCACCTCGCCGGTGTGACCACCACCCTCGTATCCCTGGGCGATGACGATGTCGACCCCGGCATCGACATGGTGCAGCGCATGATCTTTCGCACCCGCCAGCGCAGCCACCGACACACCGTGATCATGGGAGGCGGCGATGACGTCGGCGGGGGGTGACCCGAGGGCGTTGGCGATGAGCTTGATCTGGCCGTACTTGTCGGCGTGGGTCATCGCGACGTCGACGTGCGAACGCGCCACCGAATGCAGCCATCCGAGCACTCCGGCGTTGACTCGGTCGCCGTCGGGCAGCGGCGGCACACCGAGGTCGTCGAGCGTGCGTTCCACGAATGCGCGATGCTCGGGCGGGATCATCGAGTCGAGGTCGGTATGGCTGCCTTCGGTCGGGATCTTGGCGGGCATGACGATGTCGACGCCGAAGGGCTTGCCGTCGGTGTTCTCGTGCATCCACTCGAGGACCTCGTCGAGTTCCTCCGGATCGTTGAACCGCACGCACCCCAGGACGCCGAGGCCGCCGGCCCGACTGATCGCCGCGGCCACATGCTGGCTCGGTGTGAATCCGAAGATCGGGTAGTCGATCCCGAATCGTGTTGCCAGTTCCGTCTTCATCGAGTGGCCCCTTTGATCTCTGTGTCTGCTGTCTCATCGGCCGCGCGGCGCTCGGTGACCGACGCCGCCCACCGGTAGTCGGGCTTGCCCGCGGGTGATCGTTTGATCTCGTCGACGAACCACACGCTGCGCGGCGTCTTGTAGCCCGCCAGTTCTTTACGCACCACGTCGGCGAGTTCCCCGAGCGTCGGCCGCGCCGAGTCACGCGCGGCGATCACCGCGGCGACGCGCTGCCCGAACCGGTCGTCGGCGACCCCGACGACAACGGTGTCGAAGACGTCGGGATGTGCTTTGAGCGCCGCCTCGACCTCTTCGGGATAGACCTTCTCGCCGCCGGTGTTGATCGACACCGATCCGCGGCCCAGCATGGTGATGGTGCCGTCGGCCTCGACCCGGGCGAAATCCCCCGGAATCGAGTAGCGAATCCCGTTGAATTCCTTGAACGTCTTCGCCGACTTCTCCGGATCGTTGTGATAGCGCAGCGGGATGTGACCGGTACGCGCGAGCACCCCGACCTCACCGGTGCCGGGCTCCACCTGGGTGCCGTCCTCGCGCAGCACGTGGGTTTGCTTGTCGGCGTTGACTCGTGGCGCCCCGACGTGTGACTCACCCTTGACGACGGCGGCCATCCCGCCGAATCCGGTCTCCGATGACCCGATCGCGTCGATGATGACGGCGTTGGGGAAGCGTTCGAGGAACTGCTCCTTGATGCTCGGCGAGAACAGGCATGCAGACGACGCCACGGAAACGAGTGTGGACGTGTCGTAGTCGCACTGACCGAGCGCCTCGATCATCGGGCGCCCCATCGCATCTCCGGTGATGAACATGACGTTGACCCCGTGCCGGCCGACCGCCTCCCAGACGGCGTGCGCGTCGAAATCGGGATACACCACCGCTTTTCCGCCGCCGAAGAGCGCCTGGAACACCGCCCACTGCGAGCCTCCGTGGATGAACGGCGGGATCGGGAATCGGACGAGCTGCCCACCCGCGGCACCGGTGCGCGCATGCTCCCACTCGTCGGTGACCGGCTCGCCCGTGTACCAGTCGATACCACCGCCGAGAACCCGCCATACGTCGGCCTGCCGCCACACGACACCCTTGGGTCGGCCGGTCGTGCCGCCGGTGTAGAGCATGTACAGGTCGTCGTCGGAGCGCTCCTCGAAGTCACGCTCGATCGATTCGCCTGCGATCGCGTCGTCGTAGAAGACCGGGGCGGCGAGCGTCCCGATCTCGACGTCACTGCCGTCGGGGATGACGACGCGGTGGGCGACGACCGGCCGCACACCACCGGTCTCGTCGCGATTCGACAACACGTTACACACGCGCGTCGAGTACTGGCGTTCGTGGATGAGCACGGTCATTCCGGAGTCGGAGAAGATGTGGTCGAGTTCGGCTTCGACGTAGCGGTAGTTGACGTTGACCATCACCGCCCGCGCCTTGAAGATCGCGACCATCACCTCGATGGATTCGATCGTGTTTCGGCTGTACAGGCCGACTCTGTCACCGGGTTGCACACCCAGTGAACGGAGGTGGTGAGCGAGGGCATTGCTGCGGGCCTCGAGTTCGGCGTAGGTGCGCGAGCGATCGCCCGATTCGACGGCGGTGCGGTCCGGCATGAGGTCGACCGCATGCTCGATGAGGTCCCCGATGGTGAAAGCCATGACACAAAACTAGAACGTGTTATCGTTTCCAGCAAGAGCACGTTCTCTTCACATGCCACTTCCACCGATCTGGGGGTCGAGATGACCACGACGTCGCATGCCGCGCCCGCCACCGACGACGCACCACACTGTCTGGTCGAGCAACGCGGGCACGTCCTGATCGTCACCATGAACCGTCCCGCGGCCCGCAACGCGCTGTCCTCGGAGATGATGGCGATCATGACCGAGGCGTGGGACCGGGTCGACTCCGATCCGGAGATCCGGGCCGCGATCCTCACCGGCGCAGGAGGCGCATTCTGCGCCGGTATGGACCTCAAGGCCATGTCGCGCAACGCTCCCGGCGACACGGTCAAACAGGGCACCTGGAATCCGGCGTCGTTGCCTGCGCTGCTCAAGGGCCGGCGTCTGAG
Encoded proteins:
- a CDS encoding AMP-binding protein, yielding MTEPSAAVALGSSTATITSLLLALTDVDDRGIEHEGGFVSYAEHLLRSSGCARRLRDQLGDTTTPHVGVLLDNIVDFSILVAAAALDGLVIVGLNTTRRGAALAADIARADCRFVLVDDHTAPLLADVALDVPVHRVSRYTEPESAAALMIPREASPDELLMLIFTSGTTGDPKAVRCTQRTFAAAGVMLAERFGIGPDDVVGLSMPMFHSNAMIAGWSVALAGGASMVLRRKFSASGFVADVRRHGVTYANYVGKPLNYILATPESPDDASSSLRIMYGNEASATDRERFAARFGCHVIDGFGSTEGGVAITRTPDTPPDALGPMRPPVAVVSPDSGAPTRIGEIGEIVNTSGPGLFSGYYNDPDATAERMRGGVYHTGDLAWVDDAGYLHFAGRLGDWMRVDGENLGTGPIERILLRHRSIRQAAVFGVPVEIGDEIEAVLVTDGDLGPVEFTDFLSAQSDLGPKQWPHRIRVVDALPETATFKTLKRRLRESTEPPTWVRINGRYQRP
- a CDS encoding HNH endonuclease gives rise to the protein MIDTTTTLDIKDVDAESVFAAIVTQLSDLQWNPDMTGPQAFGAMKQVLLLRNLVDHHATTLTGEMDRLGVADQKTTRLRELLISMGFAPAVAGRYVRMAGTTDIDLLLAHAADGSISSEHTDAIVRGLAHIDTRSPEPLDTVQRCEYLQKLLSHYFAGFTPAEINIYARQLGNELAAETPGGLPAAEDKNINSYTERITDDGRLEISANLDIIAGEKTRTLMETLSKPKPQPDGSPDPRTPEQICAAAFETIVELAAQGLADTTFSTTPTNGLLWTWSADNPAFGGDLQNMGAITESTAKLLSCDTTITKIMLDPHGVPLSVGEAKRFFTPGQRKALLVRDRGCIKCGAHAGRCQGHHLVHWSKGGPTDLDNGCLLCTSCHDDVHHHGWDIIMGFDRHPWLIPPASIDPQRRPVPSYHRRTMRLDDAAA
- a CDS encoding NAD(P)H-dependent flavin oxidoreductase produces the protein MKTELATRFGIDYPIFGFTPSQHVAAAISRAGGLGVLGCVRFNDPEELDEVLEWMHENTDGKPFGVDIVMPAKIPTEGSHTDLDSMIPPEHRAFVERTLDDLGVPPLPDGDRVNAGVLGWLHSVARSHVDVAMTHADKYGQIKLIANALGSPPADVIAASHDHGVSVAALAGAKDHALHHVDAGVDIVIAQGYEGGGHTGEVTSMILWPELVDAVGDRAPVLAAGGVGSGRQIAAAIALGAQGVWMGTYWLTAAEYKLGMPEGQEGPSTVQQALLDASSRDTVRRRIYSGKPARLLKTKWTDAWDAQGAPEPLPMPLQNLLVSEAHARISASSDPGVVAMPAGQIVGRLNAITPVAELIADMVAEYEESAARMQKTLEG
- a CDS encoding acyl-CoA synthetase yields the protein MAFTIGDLIEHAVDLMPDRTAVESGDRSRTYAELEARSNALAHHLRSLGVQPGDRVGLYSRNTIESIEVMVAIFKARAVMVNVNYRYVEAELDHIFSDSGMTVLIHERQYSTRVCNVLSNRDETGGVRPVVAHRVVIPDGSDVEIGTLAAPVFYDDAIAGESIERDFEERSDDDLYMLYTGGTTGRPKGVVWRQADVWRVLGGGIDWYTGEPVTDEWEHARTGAAGGQLVRFPIPPFIHGGSQWAVFQALFGGGKAVVYPDFDAHAVWEAVGRHGVNVMFITGDAMGRPMIEALGQCDYDTSTLVSVASSACLFSPSIKEQFLERFPNAVIIDAIGSSETGFGGMAAVVKGESHVGAPRVNADKQTHVLREDGTQVEPGTGEVGVLARTGHIPLRYHNDPEKSAKTFKEFNGIRYSIPGDFARVEADGTITMLGRGSVSINTGGEKVYPEEVEAALKAHPDVFDTVVVGVADDRFGQRVAAVIAARDSARPTLGELADVVRKELAGYKTPRSVWFVDEIKRSPAGKPDYRWAASVTERRAADETADTEIKGATR